One stretch of Malus domestica chromosome 14, GDT2T_hap1 DNA includes these proteins:
- the LOC139191264 gene encoding receptor-like protein EIX1 — protein sequence MEGDRIRCLKKLFRALIVVFTLLQCAVNPSLSLGFKNISSEGVVRCFEREREALLAFKHGLVDHYNLLSSWGREEHKQDCCKWVGVHCSNRTNHVTQLHLGWDPLSVSYSHQQKGDPQFINYFLQGKKMSPKLIELQRLKYLDLSWINFNGTRLPYFIGSLFNLRHLDLSSASFGGRFPSQVGNLTHLQYLDLSWNDFNSVENLKSWLPLLSSLTYLGLSRTNLSNAHDWLEIVSKLPKLTNLTLRRCGLPSPVIHSSTLFNINSSKSLAHVDLSDNQCTSPSIYLWLSNYNASLVFLGLDNSSLTGLIPSVIENLTSLVYLSLSDNKFDVVNPHSFSSLCSLQSLVLGNNSLSGQFSEFVQMLSTCAQNSLESLYLSDNHLSGSIPNLTNFSSLKALSLYGNQLSGTIPESIGQLSNLEELSLYGNQLSGTIPESIGQLSNLEYMYLGTNDLEVYIFGVLQNGSVFSKMASNSESVFIPRYF from the exons ATGGAGGGTGACAGAATCAGGTGCTTGAAGAAACTCTTTCGTGCTTTAATTGTGGTGTTCACTTTACTGCAATGTGCTGTCAACCCTTCCCTTTCGCTTGGATTCAAAAATATTTCTTCGGAAGGAGTGGTGAGGTGCTTTGAGAGGGAAAGAGAAGCACTCCTTGCTTTCAAGCACGGCCTCGTGGATCACTACAATCTCCTCTCTTCGTGGGGAAGAGAAGAACACAAGCAAGATTGTTGCAAATGGGTCGGCGTCCACTGCAGCAACCGAACCAACCATGTTACTCAACTTCATCTTGGGTGGGATCCCTTGAGTGTATCTTACTCACATCAACAGAAAGGAGACCCGCAGTTCATCAATTATTTTTTGCAAGGTAAGAAGATGAGTCCTAAATTGATTGAGTTGCAGCGTTTGAAATATTTGGACCTCTCATGGATAAACTTCAATGGGACCCGACTTCCATATTTCATTGGTTCTCTTTTTAATTTAAGACACCTCGATCTCTCTTCTGCTTCTTTTGGTGGTCGATTTCCAAGTCAAGTTGGAAACCTTACCCACTTGCAATATCTTGATCTCAGTTGGAATGACTTTAACAGTGTAGAAAATCTGAAATCATGGctccctcttctttcttctttaacaTATTTGGGTCTGAGTAGAACCAATCTCAGTAATGCTCATGACTGGCTGGAAATAGTTAGTAAGCTCCCTAAACTTACAAACTTGACGTTACGGAGGTGTGGTCTTCCTTCTCCTGTAATCCATTCCAGTACTCTTTTTAACATAAATTCTTCAAAATCTCTTGCTCATGTTGACCTCTCTGACAACCAATGCACTTCTCCTTCAATATATTTATGGTTGTCAAACTACAATGCTAGCCTTGTCTTTCTTGGCCTCGATAACAGCAGTTTAACTGGTTTAATTCCCAGTGTCATTGAAAACTTGACCTCTCTTGTCTATCTATCTCTCTCTGATAACAAATTTGACGTGGTGAATCCGCATTCTTTTTCCAGCTTATGCAGTTTGCAATCACTGGTCCTTGGCAATAATAGCCTGAGTGGACAATTTTCcgagtttgttcaaatgttGTCTACATGTGCTCAAAACTCATTAGAGTCTCTGTACCTCTCTGACAATCATCTTTCTGGATCAATTCCTAATCTTACAAACTTTTCATCGTTGAAAGCATTATCCCTCTATGGAAATCAATTGAGTGGAACAATACCTGAAAGCATTGGGCAACTGTCTAATCTGGAGGAATTATCTCTCTATGGAAATCAATTGAGTGGAACAATACCTGAAAGTATTGGGCAACTGTCTAATCTGGAGTATATGTACTTGGGTACGAATGATCTGGAAG TATATATATTTGGGGTCTTGCAAAATGGGTCCGTATTTTCCAAAATGGCTTCAAACTCAGAATCAGTATTCATACCTCGATATTTCTAA
- the LOC139191382 gene encoding receptor-like protein EIX2: protein MPSLDLSNNNISGSISIFCEAYESLMFLNLSNNNLSGELPQCWTHFDNLVMLDLSYNAFSGKIPSTVGSLYRMETLKLRSNRFVGEFPSSFNNCTSLEVLDVGYNQLSGPIPKWLGVSLQKLVVLMLSSNNFNGSMPSELCRLTNIQNLDVSANNISGTIPKCLSNFTVLAQKGNSSPTLGHWYMIYGTPYLVSYMDDATFIWKGRMYLYKNTLGLVKRIDFSSNRLTGEIPSEITDLVGLVSLNLSRNGLTGELPAKIGKLQSLDALDLSRNQIDGIIPTSLAQIYGLSVLNLSYNNFIGKIPTGTQLQSFDPSDYGGNPQLCGPPLPKMCGDQHETPISSNEEEKDEPITWGFYVSMALGFIVGFWGVCGSLIFVRSWRYSYFRFLNVLNDWFYARVISIKQHFN, encoded by the coding sequence ATGCCATCTTTGGATCTCTCTAATAACAACATTTCAGGGTCAATTTCTATCTTCTGTGAAGCATACGAGAGTTTAATGTTTCTTAATCTCTCAAACAACAATCTCTCCGGAGAGCTTCCACAATGCTGGACACATTTTGACAATCTAGTCATGCTTGATTTGAGTTACAATGCTTTTTCTGGCAAAATTCCATCCACGGTGGGCTCACTATATCGCATGGAAACATTGAAATTAAGAAGCAACAGATTTGTTGGCGAGTTTCCTTCATCCTTCAATAATTGCACCAGTTTAGAAGTTCTTGATGTTGGATACAATCAATTATCAGGACCCATACCAAAATGGTTAGGGGTTAGCCTTCAGAAATTGGTTGTCCTGATGCTTTCCTCTAATAACTTCAACGGAAGCATGCCATCTGAACTATGCCGTCTAACAAACATTCAAAACTTGGATGTGTCTGCGAATAACATCTCTGGAACAATACCAAAATGCCTCAGCAATTTTACTGTTTTGGCACAAAAGGGAAACTCTTCTCCGACCCTTGGACATTGGTACATGATATATGGTACTCCCTATTTGGTTAGTTATATGGATGATGCAACATTTATATGGAAGGGAAGAATgtacttgtacaaaaacacgtTGGGACTTGTGAAGAGAATTGATTTCTCGAGCAATAGATTAACGGGGGAGATTCCAAGTGAAATCACGGATCTTGTTGGGTTAGTTTCTTTAAACCTGTCGAGAAACGGATTGACAGGTGAGTTACCTGCAAAGATTGGAAAGTTGCAATCATTGGATGCCCTTGATTTGTCAAGAAACCAGATAGATGGCATAATTCCAACAAGCCTTGCTCAGATATATGGTCTTAGTGTCTTGAACTtgtcatacaacaactttattGGCAAAATTCCAACTGGCACTCAGCTCCAAAGTTTTGATCCCTCTGATTATGGTGGAAATCCTCAGCTGTGCGGACCTCCACTTCCAAAGATGTGTGGTGATCAACACGAAACTCCGATCTCGAGCAACGAAGAAGAAAAGGATGAGCCTATAACATGGGGATTTTACGTCAGCATGGCGCTTGGCTTTATTGTTGGATTTTGGGGAGTTTGTGGCAGTCTGATTTTTGTGAGGTCATGGAGATACTCGTACTTCAGGTTCTTGAATGTCTTGAATGATTGGTTTTATGCGAGGGTGATTTCAATCAAGCAGCACTTCAATTAA